The genomic segment cattaataacaattaatatcTGATATTgtgtttatatttacaaaatatttttggtaCAATGGAAGTGTAATTCAGGTCATGATACCACAAAAAAGTCAaaaaacattaatataattaactttAGTACAGTTCAATTTCCGCCGTTAAGTTCAATTGACAAAAGCgccaaaattcaataatttcgcCAGCTCGACATCGCTCTATATCGCTCGATATCACTCGACATTGTTCGAACATTATTTACGTTTAGACACACAATGGCGTCTATTTTTTCCGAACAGAAAACGTAGAAGAAGCTTCCAATGGCCAGAATAATCACACAACGTCCATTTCAAGAACATGCATCTGGAAAAGcgataaaaaattactatCTTGATAACTACTCTAATATCAAGATGACGTGTCCTTATACGTATCCTCTACAGATTTTCCATATCTTTCTGGAGGTTTCCACGAAATGACTAATTTCATTGTAACTAGAATTACATGACAAAAGTCGCGCAACGACTCTACCCAACTCTATAAATTTCAACTCGGTTTTTGCAATCTATTACAGGGATAACACCTCTCAATACTTTACAATGCTCATGCAAATTCTTCcctaaaacaaaaaacatattGATTTACTTAATTTGTACAAAGAATAGGATGACAATTATTATTCGCAAAAACGAGGTTGCTGCTGTGAGTAGTATCATGTATATTACAATTGACAGGGTTCTTCACAGTTCGCACTCTAGGCGTAGGAGGCTGAGCCAATCGCATGTGTTACACTATGAAGCTCAGCTGCTATCCGACATCCGATTGGATGCAGTGCACCGCGGGCTTACGTGCCTCTCGCAATTTAATTTCTAGGGGTAGGGACAAGGGAGTCGTGACTTGGGAGAGCGTCCACTGCCATCGAAGTACAAGGAAACGGATAGTGCTAGCTCTCGCTTCTCGTAGAAGTTTTCCCTTAATTGGTATGTAAATCTGTCGAAAATCCATTTCATTTATGATCGTGTGTGATTACCGGTATCGAGGAGTGTATAGACGTAACAACGTGTTTTAAAAAGGTGTGAAAAGTGTTGGGAAACTCGAGTTATTACCTCCGAACGCGACGTACTGTCGTATTGCCTCCATTTTGCAATTGACGTTCCGTGGAGGGAATCGTTTCACGAGCCTTTCTTACAAGCGACGCTTTCAATTCGCCTCGAGTTCACCAGTGTCATTCGtctcgttttatttcataGACTGTGATAATGTTTACCATGAAGATGAATAGGAGATTAGGGAAACAGTTGATTGTTAAGATGATACATTTTTCTGGTTAGCATGGGTTTCAATCGCGTCGGTGcaagaagaacgaaagtttGTGCATTGCGCAATGCGCAGCGTTCCTCGGTGCGCGGTTCCTCCGCACGAACAGCAACGGAACGTACCCCCACCCTTTCCACCCCACCATCCTTTTAAGTCCCACTCCGAAACTTAAGTTTACTTCAGTTATTATCAAGCGTACCCTTTAACCCTCCAGTTCCCATAGACACCTGCAGGTGCTactttttagttattttataacatatgtGAATTGATAATTTGTAGATTCTGATGCATTCTAGTGACTTGTTTAgtatctattttaatattttaatttataatataattgctTCTTAGCAGTCTCAGAAAAGATGTTTTGTGTTATCACAATGTTAAGGAAAAAGTTTGAATCTATATTATTAAGGTCTGTAAGATCACAAACTAAGATTTGTAACATCTATATAATAgtatttagtaatatttttctgatgtttgcatttttatatgtatttgaaatttaatagcaCCAGGTGTTATCTTTGAgtattgtgaatattttttcgttattcAATATTTCGTCATTACATATGTCAAAATGAACTTGTAAACAATCAATTGTTTTGTATCGAAAAACATAAGAATTAACAGAATTCCCTTTATTGCATTACAATCTGAGCTATGGGAATTGGagcgttgaaattatttttttccacttttatatataatcaaTTACAACTTTCTGTTTTGGAAAGATTATATGATTAAAAcagtattttcaaaatttctatttaaaagaaatttttattaatcaagCTTGTATTGTTTTAGAGTAAACAATGGCACGTACCAAGCAGACGGCTCGTAAATCAACAGGAGGTAAAGCTCCTCGTAAACAATTAGCCACAAAAGCAGCACGTAAGAGCGCACCATCTACTGGTGGAGTGAAAAAGCCACATCGATACAGGTACATATTAGACAATATTTTGAGCACACatataaatactatatataatatatgtatataataaactataatttttaGACCTGGTACAGTAGCTCTTCGAGAAATCAGAAGATATCAAAAATCAACTGAATTGTTGATCAGAAAATTACCTTTCCAAAGATTGGTTCGTGAAATTGCACAGGATTTCAAAACTGATCTACGTTTTCAAAGTGCTGCAATTGGAGCTTTGCAGGAAGCATCGGAAGCATACTTGGTTGGTTTATTTGAAGACACAAATTTGTGCGCTATTCACGCGAAACGTGTTACAATCATGCCCAAGGATATTCAGTTGGCTCGACGAATTCGCGGCGAGCGTGCTTAAACAATATGTAATTCCCATACATACCATttactactattattattatcattcgtAACAGTCGTgaatgaaacattttcattcCAAACTACATATTATGTTGTACTCCATAAGTGTACAAGTTATGATATGATCATCCTTTATAATGTGTATCTAAACTTCAGATTTCTGGAAAACTAGATACAAAGATTGGTATAATCTGTTTTTAATATGTAGGTAGTTTTCATCCTTTGGTATTACTGTACAAACGTAGAAAGTATGTTATTTCTTCGAGAAGTTATCAGTTACAAATCCTTTAATTTCATTCACATCTCTTTTGTCATTTTGCACTTTACAATGTAAGAATACTTATACAAAGAGCGATAAAAAATGTCTAAACCGGAAGGTAAATGATCGTGATAAAAGACAAGTGAAATTGTTAATTCTTCTAAAAGTACTCTTAAGATTAAGTAAGATCGAAAATGTTTAGTTTCTcattacagttttattatattcgtcatcattatcattattgaTAAAACACTTAGTGAAATATGCATTAGAGAGTAAGGCAATTTCTTTGTAGGAATTCAATGTAGTGTTTACCATTCTAGAACTCTGGTTGTATGAAAATTACATAAGGTATTTCAATCAGTGAACTATTCATTGTTCGTGTAAAGATAAacgtttcataaataaatcttCAAAATAATACTAACTTACCTTTTTTTATCTTGTTAAGAAATATGCACTGTTACTTAAGATAGATTAGGTTCTAGGAACATTAATCCTACATCAATTGAGAGATAGttcacaatatttttattttacaaatatttcatttcatacttttacaaatttatattacaaatattgcGTAATTTGTTACAATTTCTCATTCGAAAGTTCACTTCCCAGTTAATTAGCGCAAATTGGTAATATTTGTTgtatttgaatataattttccatttttcaatttttattttatatattaagcGAAAcctacaaattaataattttcgattCACCCGATAGTATAATCGAATGCGTTAAATTTTTAGTTGTGTTAGTATGATTCTACTTCATACAAATATCTTAGAACTTGAAgctatttataattatacagtGGCTTAAAGCACACAATtatacagaaataaataattaaatagcttttacacattttaaagtataaaattgaattattttacgacATAAGAGGATatctttttgttattaaaaaatagacatatgtatataagtacctaaatatatatatatatataaatatctaacTTCCTATAAAAGCTAAATTTTGCACTAGTGTTACAATATCATTTCTAACATAGCTGAAGTTTTAATTGTGCTAGAAACTATACATTCAAAACTAGAGCTCAcgaattgtttatttaaaggAAGATACCTAGGCAAAATTTGATTGCCAGTTATTTTtcagataaaattttataaatatacatcttttttcaataactagaacattatttttatgataaggaacaaattacatttaaaaaagttgcataattggaaaatttaaatattttcataaaaaacaCATATTCAGACATAAGTTGAAGGCATTGgcaaaatacaaatatgtaaacataataatacaaaatacataatatcaaaaataatgGATCTTCTAAAAATACACAATATACAGAGCAGGTAGCTTCTTCTGGTTACTGTTACAATGAAATGTTAGTAATTCTgacaaaaagaatttttcaaactaaAATTTCTTATAGTCTGTTTgtgaagtaataaaaaaacaaatataaattttacgatatgataatcttttgataaaaatcttttccaaattgcaaaattttatatgaaagatAACTGGTGTTCTTCCTTAATATTATTTGTGAATATCTACACAACGTAATGGTAATAATTATCTAGAATTATCACTTATCACAatgatgaattttattaaattatgatattaataCTTACAATCTCGAATGTTTATTTACGAATTTCCTCCATAAAATATTACCAAGTATAGTTCTGAATCGTGATGAAAAAGAGACAAGTAATCCTCAAACATTGCAAACTTCATGTAAAAggcaattaaataattaaattaaatagttttctttgtatcttatagaaatttgtaataaattagcGAGtgagattttttaaaattaaaataacacgAATTAGTAGTCATACGAATATAAtgcataaatttattattggaatatttttatccgTTGTTTATAATCGAATGTGGTTGCTGTTGCCAGAGGCAAAACCTCGAACTTGCCGTCTAGTCCTAATTACAAAAAATCCAATATACTTTTGTTATCTCTTTACGGTTGGAAACATtgtttataaacatttaagtataataaacaaatacgtttatttaaacCAGCATTTCCCAATCTTATTCTAAAAGTATTTCATGCAATATAATACTTAGATACtttagaattatttcttttttgttttaaattgcATATGTTATACCTAACATTCTttgattattttgtttaataaattaaattatacacaACTAGTAGTGAGAGAAGAAGCAGAGCAAATGATTGAGAAATGCTGCACACGTTTATGAATTGTGCATAAACTGTACAACATGCGTATGAAAGATAActtgaataataattcaatgaggctcgctttctttttttcaagatGTGTcttatttacattaaatatttgatgttAATGCATAACTTGAATGAAACAAAGACGAGATGTAAGTTCTATATTGTGCAGACTTAATATAATGTAAGCAGtttggtataaaaaatattctggtcaattttattgtatacaaTTTGTGAACATTAATAACAAGAAATACAAGAAAATGGTACATAAATATCATGCAGGGCAACATGTTATGAatgcaaaaattaataatgcgATTAATGACGAGTTCCTTCATAGAAAAAGTTTGTTAATTgacatttttttgttttacattacAGAGAATAAATTATAGACATCAATTTAAAAGTTGAACTTTCAAAGAGTACTATTCCAATTcaacattaaaattttagtaGATTTTAGAGTcatgaattttttttacatatcacacaattttttttactaacacTCTTTTTCAGAAACAAGATATTTTAGTAACAAATTAGTCATTATAATTGATGTTACATACTTTGCATCAGTTCGTCTTATAATctacaaaaatgttttaatttcattGCACAAATCATTACTTTTAAGAAGTATATACAGTTACTATATacaactatatatatactatggAATATTTAAGTTTTTAAACTTATTTCCACATTagtgatatataaaattcagtaATTACTTCTATTAAAATCTAGTAGCTTttgaaaagattttttttcTGAAAGAACTTAATAATATCAGGGATACTtaaattacgtttattttataatgtacgaaaaaattaaaaatagaagatcTTCTTTACTAAAACTCACATTCATTTCAATTTACAAAGATAGACTTTAATTTTGGAAGCTAAATTCTGTAATGCAATTAATTCGAAAATCTtggtctttaaaaattatttttggcaTATCTAtaacatgtatgtatacaatAGCAAGTGCTTCTATTGATCTTACATATCATACTAATATTCTACATACATTTAATACATACGTGGAACTATTTGAAATAGACATTAATTTGATTGAAGATCTTAATAACCatgttgaaatttttcataatttgttataaaaaaatacaagattAAATAAAGAAGCATACTTTAAATTAacttaatgtattttataaatacattacATGTACTTTAAAATGctctaaaattatttgaagcttttttttttaaatctgatTATTAAGATCTTAACAGATTACAATAAAAGTATATTGTACTTTTTAAATCACAAAGGAAAGCTAGACAGTTAATTGTAAGCCTGTTATATTAGACatacatttaaattaacatATAATAAACGATAATGTTGAGTTATGGAATcagaaagaattattaaatgatatcagaggaaatgaaattaatatgaaaGTTCTTGAAATTTAGCTTACTTTCTAATATCATATTCATTAATTTTGATCGCTTTATCTGAGGATATTACTAACAATTAGAACATACAGAACGATTTACACATACAGACAAAAAAACAACAAGATGCTCCATATTAATTAGTAGCATAAGCAATAAAACGAGCTGTTCGAAGTGTGATGCAGTCTTCTTAATAATTTGAACATTTATAACAACTAAAAAGCTACAGAACTGGGATCATGAAAAGCTATCATTATCTATAAATTCGTAAATTAAATGTTCACAAGAAGCACTACGTAACTAAAAGTAGAcataaaactaataataagTACAGTTGATTTAGTACGACTATCATGTATCATTTTAAAGAGTATCATTTTAAATCCCttcattaaagaaaatatttatacaaaaaacttATTAACTTTTTTCAACATTCATTCTCGGATGTTTGATACATGATATTTCTTGTTTTGAATACACGCAgtgcataacattataaaaacaatgacattttaaaattataatattgttcTAATGTTACCTGTAAAGATCACGAACAGCTTGATCCTCTCGAGATGGATTTTGACATGTATTTAACTTATTCTCCAACGCCTATATGAtcaaacatatttattatcgttatttatccttattcaaaatattaaggACTCTTTAGAGTTGGTGATACTAGTTACATGGAAGACAATTAAAGCAGGAAGCAAGGAACCGTGTGTGATGTGTACAGAAAAAAACATAATAGAAAGCAAAAGAAATCAAATAAAGACCTGTACACATAAAACTTGATCAGCACTTGGTTGATCTAGGTTGTTGCCGTATACAATGAGTAGGTATGTGAACCTGGACGGATGGTAAATCAGTAGGTGTAGTGGAAATTGTTTTTTTCCCACCCGGACAAGTGCACTTTACCCTTCTACAGTCCATGCAGATCCACCTGTCAAGCTACCAAAACACCAGCTACATCACACTACCAGTATCATCAACTGATGATTAAAACGTCTTATAAGTATTTCATGTAAAATAAATCTGATGCTTAGACAAAatcaaaaggaaaataaaccATACAAATTAAAACAGTTGCCAATGCAAAACACAATATTTACGGCaactaaaatataatgtttaaaacTCAAAGATACACAAGCCATGCTTCAAGCTATTCTTGTACTCAAAAACGCTTTTGAAACAAAAGCActgtaatatatatagaaaataatgacTATACTTACACCAACTTTTCTCATAAGGTCACCAATCATATTCATTGCTAATATTCTTGTGCATGGTGCCAATGGCGAATtcacgttattattattattattattattattgttgtttcCAGTTACACCACCTACAACTCTGTTTCCAACTAATTGCAAACAggaaaaaagatacaaattacTACAGACAATCACTGATAAGATATCAAAATAAGAAGTAAAGATACTATACTACGATAATTCAGTACAAAAAAAAGTATGTATTtgaagtataatatttaaaaactaaaataaagaacaagtttgttaaaataatttttatttcattgataacaatatcatatatatagatatatatacagaaagatgaaattaattaaagcgtataaagatatattaatCAAGCACAAATGTTAGACCAATCTTTTGTTTAGTCAACCTTAAATACCGATAAACAAGCAAATTCAGTTatcataaaagaaaaaaatgtcaagtggttacaaaaaatatacattacattaaaaagttaattagaTTAAAACTTTTTGTCTGTTATCCATTTAATGTGTTAGAGATAAGTACTTTTTTTGCTGATTATTATCCTTAATAATGATAAGGATCAGCTTTTAGGCCCAAAGCAAAACATGCGCTTAGTTTTACGAAGAGTATTATGGATCTTACTTTTTAATGGCGAAGTTGCTGTATTATTTGGAGGTATAGATTGTGGTACTATTGGGCTACTAGGCGACATATGTGTTTCCAATTCGACTTGAAGTTTATTACTATCAACATGATTACGAACTCTATCAGCTGACTTATCATTGTCTGGTTGATGCCTTTCTTGAACTTGGATTTCCTGTTTTAAATCTGTAATGAATGAATTATTAGAAATGATTTAATCATCAATTATTCAAATCAATCAGTTATTCGACCTCTAATTTCATCCATTAATCTCTGTACTATAACTTTTAGAGCTTCCTTTTCGTCAAGTTCTGATTCTAACAAAGCATTCTTTTCAATGGCAGAATTAAGTTTGGCTTCTATCTCCTCCTCTGTTACCCTATTTATTCTACAAAATTAAGATGGGTagaatacatattatattaaatattctacattTACTTAGCAGATGTAAAAATAACAATCTAATTTTCAATTACCTATGAGCTCTTTCCAAGTCGTCATTTTTTTGTTCTAATTCCcttatgtattttaataaatggtCATGTTGAGTCTGTAAGTCCTGAGCTTTCCCTTGAAACATTGCACAGTCTGCTGTTTGTTGATCTAATCTTGTTCTTAATTGTTCAACTTCAGTGGCTAGTCTTGTGTTTCGTTGTCGTAATTCCCTGTTATTCTTTTCTGCTTGTTCTAAAGATGCTTCCAGTTCTTTCTCTAAGAGCTGtgaattttcttgaaattcctCCAACTCTCTTTCTATATCTTCTTTCctgtaatattacaataagATTTACTGAACGCATTGACTAAAGACTAATTACGAgactaatttttttataagattaatatttatgaagaagTATTTGTGAAGAAGCATACAAGTCTCTGAGAAGTCAAACTAATTTACTGTTTATTAATTGCTTAATAACTGTTTaacttttaaaaaacaaattacttatcttcataaatttatttgttctaaaaataatataaataatagtgAATTGTGAGGTAAATAGtaaaaaacgatatttgtgaCATCATCacttttttatacttttaaattCATGGAGTTTTAAATGTATCTTCTGAGCAACTCatcatatataatacatataaacatacatacatataaaattttattctatagttttcaatgaatatataataatacactacatttttaatacacagaaatgtaaaaataattcaccTTCTATGTATCTGGTGAGCAAGTTCCATCCAATATTGAACTTCATCATCTTTAGACACAAACTGTGGTGGATCAATGTCCATCATTTTAACAATATTCTGATTTTGTCCAATATCTTAATTAACCTTGAATGTTAAACACAGCTCTAAATCCTTCTATTTCATTAACGAGACGATAGCATCCTatacaataaaacaaatttacatTACACATACATAGGCTTAAAGTACCAAAAATccatatacaaaaaatatcacagtcaaaaatacaaatcacaaaataaattaaacttttgAATAACGTACAAGAATTACAGTGACAATGTCGGTGAAAGTTGCATTCGCtcgagaaaaaatattttattactacgCGTATCTCACGTATCTATACACTTCGAACGCGATGTCAAACTAACCTATTATTACCAAGTAGATAACGATCACGAGACGACAAAGAACAGCTATATGCAATTCTACGACGCGCATAATAATCGAAAAAGAGTTCAGAAGATTAAACAGCGGGTCATGTTACGCATAATAAGAACGAGATTGAAATTAATGTGTGAGAAATGGAAAATCGTAGTAGGGACACTTACGTGTATCGTTGGGAGAGGGATAAAGCGAATGAAAATGGTCCAGTCCAGTGTAAATAAAGCTGTGATGCGATCGAATTGAATCTAGTGAACGAGATATTCTCTAAGAAACTGaatgaaaaaatgtacaaCCATCGATAATGTGTAGGCGCATTAAATGAAGTTGTCTCA from the Bombus fervidus isolate BK054 chromosome 12, iyBomFerv1, whole genome shotgun sequence genome contains:
- the LOC139993104 gene encoding histone H3.3A; this encodes MARTKQTARKSTGGKAPRKQLATKAARKSAPSTGGVKKPHRYRPGTVALREIRRYQKSTELLIRKLPFQRLVREIAQDFKTDLRFQSAAIGALQEASEAYLVGLFEDTNLCAIHAKRVTIMPKDIQLARRIRGERA
- the Nude gene encoding nuclear distribution protein nudE, with translation MMDIDPPQFVSKDDEVQYWMELAHQIHRRKEDIERELEEFQENSQLLEKELEASLEQAEKNNRELRQRNTRLATEVEQLRTRLDQQTADCAMFQGKAQDLQTQHDHLLKYIRELEQKNDDLERAHRINRVTEEEIEAKLNSAIEKNALLESELDEKEALKVIVQRLMDEIRDLKQEIQVQERHQPDNDKSADRVRNHVDSNKLQVELETHMSPSSPIVPQSIPPNNTATSPLKIGNRVVGGVTGNNNNNNNNNNNVNSPLAPCTRILAMNMIGDLMRKVGALENKLNTCQNPSREDQAVRDLYRTRRQVRGFASGNSNHIRL